A window of the Acidovorax sp. YS12 genome harbors these coding sequences:
- a CDS encoding flagellar hook-length control protein FliK yields the protein MAEQVAFWVDQNNQSAEMTLDRDGEPVQVRVSVSGNEAHVVFRSDQVQTRDALDASMAQLRELLQSQGLVLAGATVDSSASGSGQREPGQRQGGQPGRAQVAVPGVEGAVGGARAAAQQQGRPGLDVFV from the coding sequence ATGGCCGAACAAGTGGCTTTCTGGGTCGACCAGAACAACCAAAGCGCCGAGATGACGCTGGACCGCGACGGCGAGCCCGTGCAGGTGCGTGTGTCGGTGTCGGGCAACGAGGCGCATGTCGTGTTCCGCAGCGACCAGGTGCAAACGCGCGATGCGCTTGATGCCAGCATGGCCCAGTTGCGCGAACTGCTGCAAAGCCAGGGCCTGGTGCTGGCGGGCGCCACGGTGGACAGCTCGGCCAGCGGGAGCGGCCAGCGTGAACCAGGGCAACGCCAGGGTGGCCAGCCTGGGCGGGCCCAGGTGGCGGTGCCGGGTGTGGAGGGGGCCGTGGGCGGCGCGCGCGCGGCAGCGCAGCAGCAGGGACGGCCCGGGCTCGACGTCTTCGTCTGA
- a CDS encoding chemotaxis protein CheW: MADTYNEGAGAGADFDLSQFYQIFFEEAGENLDQMEQMLLDLDLSAANDEELNGIFRCAHSIKGGAATFGFSDVAELTHQMESLLDRLRRHELQPVPAMVDVLLDSADASRSLLARHQSGGQGEAVSTADLVRRIAELAAGQAPTLSAPVPPAPAPAPVAEPAPAAAPVPAPASAGGAARALQIQIGPMERMEQADAIKELFRDIAGLGTIEDLPATVPQTRLYAVQTSSTDDDLLDLFAFHVAKEQVQIRSMEGAAPVEPEPTDATVQAVSEMAGGAPYGFFPGAPGAPAEQQAATAAQPVANAAGARSAAPRTGDAKSVQMESTTIRVDVKKVDQLINLVGELVITQAMLAQNSQGLDPAAYQQLLAGLADLDRNTRDLQESVMSIRMIPMSIVFSRFPRMLRDVANKLGKKVDLVTLGEATELDKGLVEKITDPLTHLVRNSVDHGIEAPEDRIAAGKPEHGTITLSASHQGGSIVIEVRDDGKGMSREKILRKARERGMDVSDAMPDSEVWQLIFAPGFSTADVVTDVSGRGVGMDVVKRNIAALNGSVEIDSAEGYGMRVAVRLPLTLAIMDGMSVGVGNEVYILPLSSVVESFQVNPDDVSTVAQGSQLVKVRDEYMPVISLERVFQVPRQDQDKSSTIMVVVESDGSRIALLVDELLGQHQVVVKNLESNYRKVANVSGATILGDGTVALILDTSSLVRRARH, translated from the coding sequence ATGGCGGATACCTATAACGAAGGAGCAGGCGCAGGCGCCGATTTCGACCTGAGCCAGTTCTACCAAATCTTCTTCGAGGAGGCTGGCGAGAACCTCGACCAGATGGAGCAGATGCTGCTCGATCTGGATCTGAGCGCCGCGAACGACGAGGAGCTCAACGGCATCTTCCGCTGCGCCCATTCGATCAAGGGCGGCGCGGCCACGTTCGGGTTTTCCGATGTGGCCGAGCTGACCCACCAGATGGAGTCGCTGCTCGACCGCCTGCGCCGCCATGAGCTGCAGCCGGTTCCCGCCATGGTCGATGTGCTGCTCGATTCCGCCGATGCGTCGCGCAGCCTGCTGGCGCGCCACCAGTCCGGTGGGCAGGGAGAGGCAGTGTCCACGGCCGATCTGGTGCGGCGCATCGCGGAGCTCGCTGCCGGCCAGGCGCCCACGCTTTCAGCACCGGTGCCGCCCGCACCCGCACCCGCGCCAGTGGCGGAGCCCGCGCCCGCCGCGGCTCCAGTGCCTGCGCCTGCTTCCGCCGGTGGTGCGGCGCGGGCGCTGCAGATCCAGATCGGGCCGATGGAACGCATGGAGCAGGCCGACGCCATCAAGGAACTGTTCCGTGACATCGCAGGGCTGGGAACCATCGAGGACCTGCCTGCCACCGTGCCGCAGACGCGCCTGTATGCCGTGCAGACCAGCTCCACGGACGACGACCTCCTCGACCTGTTTGCCTTCCACGTTGCCAAGGAGCAGGTTCAGATCCGTTCCATGGAAGGGGCGGCGCCCGTGGAGCCCGAACCCACCGATGCCACGGTGCAGGCAGTGTCCGAAATGGCCGGTGGCGCGCCTTACGGTTTCTTCCCCGGCGCGCCGGGCGCGCCTGCGGAGCAGCAGGCCGCGACGGCGGCGCAGCCCGTGGCGAATGCGGCGGGTGCCCGCTCCGCGGCACCGCGCACCGGCGATGCCAAGTCCGTGCAGATGGAATCGACCACGATCCGCGTGGACGTGAAAAAGGTGGACCAGCTCATCAACCTGGTGGGCGAATTGGTCATCACCCAGGCCATGCTGGCGCAGAACAGCCAGGGGCTGGACCCTGCGGCGTACCAGCAACTGCTGGCGGGCCTGGCCGATCTGGATCGCAACACCCGCGATTTGCAGGAATCGGTGATGTCCATCCGCATGATTCCGATGTCGATCGTGTTCAGCCGTTTCCCGCGCATGCTGCGTGACGTGGCGAACAAGCTGGGCAAGAAGGTCGATCTGGTGACGTTGGGCGAGGCCACGGAACTGGACAAGGGGCTGGTCGAGAAGATCACCGATCCCCTGACGCACTTGGTGCGCAACAGCGTGGACCACGGTATCGAGGCGCCCGAGGACCGCATCGCCGCAGGCAAGCCGGAGCACGGAACGATCACCCTGTCGGCGTCGCACCAGGGCGGCTCCATCGTCATCGAGGTGCGTGATGACGGCAAGGGCATGTCGCGCGAGAAGATTCTGCGCAAGGCGCGCGAGCGGGGCATGGATGTCTCGGATGCCATGCCTGACAGCGAGGTGTGGCAGCTGATTTTCGCGCCTGGTTTCTCCACCGCCGATGTCGTGACCGACGTGTCTGGGCGCGGCGTGGGCATGGACGTGGTCAAGCGCAATATCGCCGCGCTCAACGGCTCGGTGGAAATCGATTCTGCCGAAGGCTATGGCATGCGCGTGGCCGTGCGCCTGCCGTTGACACTGGCCATCATGGACGGCATGTCCGTGGGTGTGGGCAACGAGGTCTACATCCTGCCGCTGTCCTCGGTGGTCGAATCCTTCCAGGTCAATCCCGATGACGTGAGTACGGTCGCGCAGGGTTCGCAGCTGGTGAAGGTGCGCGACGAGTACATGCCTGTGATTTCGCTGGAGAGGGTGTTCCAGGTGCCGCGCCAGGACCAGGACAAATCCAGCACCATCATGGTGGTGGTCGAGTCCGATGGCAGCCGCATCGCCCTGCTCGTGGACGAACTGCTGGGGCAGCACCAGGTCGTGGTGAAGAACCTTGAAAGCAACTACCGCAAGGTGGCCAACGTGTCCGGGGCCACCATCCTGGGCGATGGCACGGTGGCCTTGATTTTGGATACCAGCAGCCTGGTGCGCCGCGCGCGCCATTGA
- the fliJ gene encoding flagellar export protein FliJ, with protein sequence MSSLNALNVAVEAATRKRDAARQVLQDMQRVAQAGQAQLEQLSGYAQETQGRWGMREGGTVQPEVMYHHYQFIGKLEHAIGLQSGVVQEQARRVEQARQALLEAELRLTSLRKVVERKQHELAIAQMRREQKQTDERASLRLAAANQGIGPQE encoded by the coding sequence ATGTCATCGCTCAACGCCCTGAACGTCGCCGTGGAAGCCGCCACGCGCAAGCGCGATGCCGCGCGCCAGGTGCTGCAGGACATGCAGCGCGTGGCACAGGCCGGGCAGGCGCAGCTGGAGCAGCTCAGCGGCTACGCCCAGGAGACGCAGGGCCGCTGGGGCATGCGCGAGGGCGGCACGGTGCAGCCCGAGGTGATGTACCACCACTACCAGTTCATCGGCAAGCTGGAGCACGCCATCGGGCTGCAGTCGGGCGTGGTGCAGGAGCAGGCGCGGCGCGTGGAGCAGGCGCGCCAGGCGCTGCTGGAGGCGGAACTGCGCCTGACCAGCCTGCGCAAGGTGGTGGAGCGCAAGCAGCATGAATTGGCCATCGCCCAGATGCGCCGGGAACAGAAACAGACCGACGAGCGCGCATCCTTGCGCTTGGCGGCGGCCAACCAGGGGATAGGGCCCCAGGAGTGA
- the fliM gene encoding flagellar motor switch protein FliM: MSDAFLSQEEVDALLEGVTGESQKSVQEQIEVGAIRNYDISSQERIVRGRMPTMEIVNERFARNFRIGLFNFIRRSPEISVGTVQVQRYSAFLRELAVPTNFNIVAIRPLRGNGLVVCEPSLVFGIIDTLYGGVGKFQTRIEGRDFSPTEQRVINRLVDVIAGEYKKAWQGIYPVELSYQRSEMQPQFANIATPSEIVVSTAFQLEIGDLAGAIHICMPYATLEPIRDVLYSTVQGDAIEVDRRWVKLLTREIQAAEVTLVAELARADATVEQLLAMKPGDFIELDRQPRIRAAIGGVPVFECQYGTHNDKYAIRIEECLRGSDMSWLGEKHGN; encoded by the coding sequence ATGAGTGACGCTTTTCTGTCCCAGGAAGAAGTCGATGCCCTCTTGGAAGGGGTCACGGGCGAGAGCCAGAAGTCGGTTCAGGAGCAGATCGAGGTTGGCGCGATCCGCAACTACGACATCTCCAGCCAGGAGCGCATCGTCCGCGGGCGCATGCCGACGATGGAAATCGTCAACGAGCGGTTTGCGCGCAACTTCCGCATCGGCTTGTTCAACTTCATCCGCCGCAGCCCCGAGATCTCGGTGGGCACGGTGCAGGTGCAGCGCTACAGCGCCTTCCTGCGCGAGCTGGCGGTGCCGACCAACTTCAACATCGTGGCGATCCGTCCGCTGCGCGGCAATGGCCTGGTGGTGTGCGAGCCCTCGCTGGTGTTCGGCATCATCGACACCCTGTATGGCGGCGTTGGCAAGTTCCAGACCCGCATCGAGGGGCGCGATTTCTCGCCCACCGAGCAGCGCGTCATCAACCGCCTGGTCGACGTGATCGCGGGCGAGTACAAGAAGGCGTGGCAGGGCATCTATCCGGTGGAGCTGTCGTACCAGCGCTCCGAAATGCAGCCGCAGTTCGCCAACATCGCCACGCCGAGCGAAATCGTCGTCTCCACGGCGTTCCAGCTCGAAATCGGCGACCTGGCCGGGGCCATTCACATCTGCATGCCCTACGCCACGCTGGAGCCGATCCGCGACGTGCTGTACTCGACCGTGCAGGGCGACGCGATCGAGGTCGACCGCCGCTGGGTCAAGCTGCTGACGCGCGAGATCCAGGCTGCCGAGGTGACGCTGGTGGCCGAGCTCGCCCGTGCCGACGCCACGGTAGAGCAACTGCTGGCCATGAAGCCGGGCGACTTCATCGAGCTCGATCGCCAGCCGCGCATCCGCGCTGCGATTGGCGGGGTGCCGGTCTTCGAGTGCCAGTACGGGACGCACAACGACAAATACGCCATCCGCATCGAGGAATGCCTGCGTGGCTCCGATATGAGCTGGCTGGGAGAAAAGCATGGCAACTGA
- the fliN gene encoding flagellar motor switch protein FliN has product MATEENNNPDGGGGDDPFAGWAEALEEQKGADDKQAAAAAADMAEQGGPLSGGASRPFTSTGGGDVPVSDINMVLDIPVQLSVELGRTKVPIKYILQLAQGSVVELDALAGEPMDVLVNGYLIAQGEVVVVNDKFGIRLTDVVTPSERLRRVSRG; this is encoded by the coding sequence ATGGCAACTGAAGAAAACAACAACCCCGATGGCGGTGGCGGTGACGATCCGTTCGCCGGCTGGGCCGAGGCGCTGGAAGAGCAGAAAGGCGCCGACGACAAGCAGGCCGCCGCCGCGGCGGCCGACATGGCCGAGCAGGGCGGGCCGTTGTCCGGCGGCGCATCGCGCCCCTTCACTTCCACGGGCGGGGGCGACGTGCCTGTCAGCGACATCAACATGGTGCTGGACATTCCGGTGCAGCTGTCGGTGGAGCTGGGGCGCACCAAGGTGCCGATCAAGTACATCCTGCAACTGGCCCAGGGCTCGGTGGTCGAGCTCGACGCCCTGGCGGGCGAGCCCATGGACGTGCTGGTCAACGGCTACCTGATCGCGCAGGGCGAGGTCGTGGTGGTGAACGACAAGTTCGGTATCCGTCTGACGGACGTGGTGACCCCGTCCGAGCGCCTGCGCCGTGTCAGCCGTGGATAG
- the fliQ gene encoding flagellar biosynthesis protein FliQ codes for MTAQMVLTIGREALTLLLMVAMPILGTIMAVGLLVSVFQAVTQIHEATLAFVPKLIAAMVVFAIAGPWMLTTLVDYLRRTIESLPTALG; via the coding sequence ATGACTGCGCAAATGGTGCTCACCATCGGCCGCGAGGCCCTCACCCTGCTGCTCATGGTGGCCATGCCCATTCTGGGCACCATCATGGCCGTGGGGCTGCTGGTGAGCGTGTTCCAGGCCGTGACGCAGATCCACGAGGCCACGCTGGCCTTCGTGCCCAAGCTCATCGCGGCCATGGTGGTGTTCGCCATCGCCGGCCCATGGATGCTGACCACGCTGGTGGACTACCTGCGGCGCACCATCGAATCCCTGCCGACGGCGCTGGGCTGA
- the fliR gene encoding flagellar biosynthetic protein FliR has product MVTFSEGQIMAWLSPLLWPFLRVLALFSTAPVFSLRVIPTRAKVGFALFVSLCAQPMLGDQPVIGVNSPEALGTAAQQVAVGMAMGFAVRVVFAALDLAGEFIGLQMGLNFAAFFDPASGGQISAVGRFFSRMVLLLFVVSNGHLVLLMAVVKSFDHFPTDGNFLQSLAQMRLYELGSALFSSAFWLALPMIALLLFVNLTLGIISRVAPQMNIFAVGFPVTLTVGLMGIAATLPMLEQPLLNLLQLAIEIFQKP; this is encoded by the coding sequence ATGGTGACGTTTTCCGAGGGCCAGATCATGGCCTGGCTGTCGCCGCTGCTGTGGCCGTTCCTGCGCGTGCTGGCGCTGTTCTCGACGGCGCCGGTGTTCTCGCTGCGTGTGATTCCGACGCGCGCCAAGGTCGGCTTCGCGCTGTTCGTGTCGCTGTGCGCGCAGCCCATGCTGGGGGACCAGCCGGTGATCGGCGTCAACAGCCCCGAGGCGCTGGGCACGGCGGCGCAGCAGGTGGCGGTGGGCATGGCGATGGGGTTTGCCGTGCGCGTGGTGTTCGCAGCGCTGGATCTGGCGGGCGAGTTCATCGGCCTGCAGATGGGGCTGAACTTCGCCGCGTTCTTCGACCCGGCCAGCGGCGGGCAGATCAGCGCCGTGGGGCGTTTCTTCAGCCGCATGGTGCTGCTGCTGTTCGTGGTCAGCAACGGCCACCTGGTGCTGCTCATGGCCGTGGTCAAGAGCTTCGACCATTTCCCGACCGATGGGAATTTCCTGCAGTCGCTGGCGCAGATGCGGCTGTATGAACTGGGCAGTGCGCTGTTTTCCAGCGCCTTCTGGTTGGCGCTGCCCATGATCGCGCTGCTGCTGTTCGTCAACCTCACGCTGGGCATCATCTCGCGCGTGGCGCCGCAGATGAACATCTTCGCCGTGGGTTTTCCGGTCACCCTCACCGTGGGGCTGATGGGCATCGCCGCCACGCTGCCGATGCTGGAGCAGCCGCTGCTGAACCTGCTGCAGCTGGCGATCGAGATCTTTCAAAAACCATAG
- a CDS encoding flagellar biosynthetic protein FliO, translating to MTQTLAVVVLFVVAISFLPWLVRRLQLRQAGLGGGSAGSRVLTQVAVGPQQRVVTVEVQHEGQRAVLVLGVTAQQIQCLHVLPAGGAAVAPASFATEMAAAQALPHKDAHA from the coding sequence ATGACCCAGACCCTGGCGGTCGTGGTCCTTTTCGTGGTGGCGATTTCCTTTCTGCCCTGGCTGGTGCGCCGCCTGCAGCTGCGCCAGGCCGGCCTGGGGGGCGGCAGCGCGGGTTCGCGCGTGCTGACCCAGGTCGCCGTGGGGCCGCAACAGCGCGTGGTGACCGTGGAGGTCCAGCACGAGGGGCAGCGCGCGGTGCTCGTGCTCGGGGTGACGGCGCAGCAGATCCAGTGTCTGCACGTGCTGCCCGCGGGCGGCGCGGCAGTGGCGCCGGCCTCCTTCGCCACCGAGATGGCGGCCGCGCAGGCGCTGCCGCACAAGGACGCCCATGCGTAG
- a CDS encoding response regulator — translation METFRRILHIEDSLADHQLARITLQRSGARFDIEHIDSLQALQQLDLHTFDLILADYRLPGFTALDVWAHVARQPGHPPCVLLSGAIGEAAAVDAMRLGLSDYLLKDDIARLPHVVARAIEVHEARQAREQAAAELAQSERRLAELTEHLQRSIEAERAAIAREIHDDIGGALTAVKFDLAWIGRHAPEGGIQAHTSAALEMLQHAIGASQRIMMNLRPPVLDQGLVAAVKWLSENFERRTGVAVQLRSSAPSIDVPADLQLVAYRTAQEALTNAGKYASARQVRIDLSDHEGVLTVEVSDDGCGFAAEARGKPKAFGLKGLQERARTVGGWLDVSSRPGQGTSVIVSLPLPSPSTDPTPKECTP, via the coding sequence ATGGAGACGTTCCGGCGCATTCTGCACATCGAAGACTCCCTGGCCGACCACCAGCTCGCCCGCATCACCCTGCAGCGCAGCGGCGCCCGCTTCGATATCGAGCACATCGACAGCCTGCAAGCACTGCAGCAGCTCGACCTCCACACCTTCGACCTGATTCTGGCCGATTACCGCCTGCCCGGCTTTACCGCGCTCGACGTGTGGGCGCACGTCGCCCGCCAGCCCGGGCACCCGCCTTGCGTGCTGCTGTCGGGTGCCATCGGCGAAGCCGCGGCCGTCGATGCCATGCGCCTGGGCCTGAGCGACTACCTGCTCAAGGACGACATCGCCCGCCTGCCCCATGTGGTGGCACGTGCCATCGAGGTGCACGAGGCGCGCCAGGCGCGCGAGCAGGCCGCCGCCGAGCTGGCCCAGTCGGAGCGCCGCCTGGCCGAGCTCACGGAGCACTTGCAGCGCTCGATCGAGGCCGAACGCGCGGCCATCGCACGCGAGATCCACGACGACATCGGCGGCGCGCTCACCGCCGTCAAGTTCGATCTGGCCTGGATCGGGCGCCACGCGCCCGAGGGCGGCATCCAGGCGCACACCAGCGCAGCGCTGGAGATGCTGCAGCACGCCATTGGCGCCAGCCAGCGCATCATGATGAACCTGCGCCCGCCGGTGCTGGACCAGGGCCTGGTGGCCGCCGTGAAGTGGCTGTCCGAGAATTTTGAGCGGCGCACCGGCGTGGCGGTGCAACTGCGCAGCAGTGCCCCGTCCATCGACGTGCCCGCCGATCTGCAGCTCGTGGCCTACCGCACGGCGCAGGAAGCCCTGACCAATGCCGGCAAGTACGCCAGCGCCCGCCAGGTGCGCATCGACCTGTCGGACCACGAGGGCGTGCTGACCGTGGAGGTCAGCGACGACGGCTGCGGCTTCGCCGCCGAGGCACGCGGCAAGCCCAAGGCCTTCGGCCTGAAAGGGCTGCAGGAGCGCGCGCGCACCGTGGGTGGCTGGCTGGACGTGAGCAGCCGGCCTGGCCAGGGCACCTCGGTGATCGTCTCGCTGCCGCTACCATCGCCTTCCACCGACCCCACGCCCAAGGAGTGCACCCCGTGA
- a CDS encoding chemotaxis protein CheW yields MTVVTQSAEVAATGAREYLTFRLDQEEYGIDILKVQEIRGYEPPTRIAHAPEFIKGVVNLRGTIVPIVDMRLKFNCSRADYNSFTVVIILNLRNRVVGIVVDSVSDVMELSPDNVRSAPDIESAIDSNCILGLGSVGERMLILLDIEKLMSSVDMGLVAVED; encoded by the coding sequence ATGACTGTGGTGACCCAGAGCGCAGAAGTGGCCGCTACCGGCGCACGCGAGTACCTGACGTTCCGGCTCGACCAGGAAGAGTACGGCATCGACATTCTCAAGGTGCAGGAAATCCGGGGCTACGAGCCGCCGACCCGCATTGCCCATGCGCCGGAGTTCATCAAGGGCGTGGTCAACCTGCGCGGCACTATCGTGCCCATCGTGGACATGCGCTTGAAGTTCAACTGTTCCAGGGCGGACTACAACAGCTTCACCGTGGTCATCATCCTGAACCTGCGCAACCGGGTGGTCGGCATCGTGGTCGATTCGGTCAGCGACGTGATGGAGCTGTCGCCCGACAACGTGCGTTCCGCGCCGGACATCGAGAGTGCCATCGACAGCAACTGCATTCTGGGACTTGGCTCGGTCGGGGAGCGCATGCTGATCTTGCTGGACATCGAGAAGCTGATGTCCAGCGTCGACATGGGCCTGGTTGCGGTGGAAGACTGA
- a CDS encoding flagellar basal body-associated FliL family protein gives MSDKTPAAAPAKEKASSKKLIVIGAIVALLVVVGGVAAWFMLGRHSGEEEEGAAAPRKATAAKVAPTFMPIENMVVNLADPGGDRFAQIGITLELEDAKTAEQVKQYLPAIRSAILILVSQRSAEELLSRDGKEKLATDILREVSRPLGFRVPKKPRKPTPEELEDGEEEQPARSRQSQNPVRQVLFSSFIIQ, from the coding sequence GTGTCCGACAAAACGCCTGCTGCCGCACCCGCCAAGGAAAAGGCGTCGAGCAAGAAGCTGATCGTGATCGGCGCCATCGTGGCCCTGCTCGTGGTCGTGGGGGGCGTTGCGGCATGGTTCATGCTCGGGCGGCACAGCGGCGAGGAGGAAGAGGGCGCTGCGGCGCCGCGCAAGGCCACCGCCGCCAAGGTGGCGCCGACCTTCATGCCCATCGAGAACATGGTGGTCAACCTGGCCGACCCCGGCGGTGACCGTTTCGCGCAGATCGGCATCACGCTGGAGCTGGAAGATGCCAAGACGGCCGAGCAGGTCAAGCAGTATCTGCCGGCCATCCGCAGCGCCATCCTGATTCTGGTCTCGCAGCGCTCGGCGGAGGAGCTGCTGTCGCGCGACGGCAAGGAGAAGCTGGCCACCGACATTCTGCGCGAGGTGTCGCGCCCCCTGGGCTTCCGCGTGCCGAAGAAGCCGCGCAAGCCCACGCCGGAGGAGCTGGAGGATGGCGAGGAAGAGCAGCCCGCGCGCAGCCGCCAGAGCCAGAACCCGGTGCGTCAGGTGCTGTTCTCCAGCTTCATCATTCAATGA
- a CDS encoding response regulator transcription factor: protein MIHVVLCDDHAVLRRGIRDTLLDDPGIEVAAEAGGYSELREALRHAPCDVLLLDINMPGRNGLEVLASLRETHPGIRVLIVSMYPEDQYALRCLKAGAHGYANKAGDPTHLAAAVHTLAQGRKYLTPEVAQLLANSLAEPTPEMPHETLSERELQTLVKIASGKRLSDIADELMLSPKTVSVYRARVLEKLQLTNNAELTVYAIRNQLV from the coding sequence GTGATCCATGTCGTGCTGTGCGATGACCATGCCGTGCTGCGGCGTGGCATCCGCGACACCCTACTCGATGACCCCGGCATCGAAGTCGCCGCCGAGGCCGGCGGCTACTCCGAGCTGCGCGAAGCGCTGCGCCATGCGCCTTGCGACGTGCTGCTGCTGGACATCAACATGCCCGGCCGCAACGGCCTCGAAGTGCTGGCCAGCCTGCGCGAGACGCACCCCGGCATCCGGGTGCTCATCGTCTCGATGTACCCGGAGGATCAGTACGCGCTGCGCTGCCTCAAGGCCGGCGCGCACGGCTACGCCAACAAGGCCGGCGACCCGACGCACCTGGCCGCCGCCGTGCACACCCTGGCCCAAGGACGCAAGTACCTCACGCCCGAAGTGGCCCAGCTGCTGGCGAACAGCCTGGCCGAGCCCACGCCGGAGATGCCGCACGAAACGCTGTCCGAGCGCGAGCTGCAGACGCTGGTCAAGATCGCCTCGGGCAAGCGCCTGTCGGACATCGCCGACGAACTGATGCTCAGCCCCAAGACCGTGAGCGTGTACCGCGCGCGCGTGCTGGAAAAACTCCAGCTCACCAACAACGCGGAGCTCACCGTTTACGCCATCCGCAATCAGCTGGTGTAG
- a CDS encoding response regulator has protein sequence MLSILAVDDSPSMRKMVNFTLTGAGYRVVEAVDGQDALEKADTHEVALVLADQNMPRLDGIGLTRKLREHPRYKTTPILILTTESSDQMKQAGKAAGATGWLVKPFDPNRLIEVIQKVIR, from the coding sequence ATGCTGTCGATTCTCGCTGTTGACGATTCGCCTTCCATGCGCAAGATGGTGAACTTCACCCTCACTGGCGCGGGCTATCGCGTGGTGGAGGCCGTGGACGGCCAGGATGCCCTGGAAAAAGCGGATACCCACGAGGTGGCGCTGGTGCTGGCTGACCAGAACATGCCGCGCCTGGATGGCATCGGCCTGACACGCAAGCTGCGCGAGCACCCGCGCTACAAGACCACGCCCATCCTCATACTCACGACCGAGTCGAGCGACCAGATGAAGCAGGCGGGCAAGGCCGCAGGCGCCACGGGCTGGCTTGTCAAACCATTCGATCCCAATCGCTTGATCGAAGTCATTCAAAAGGTCATTCGCTGA
- the fliP gene encoding flagellar type III secretion system pore protein FliP (The bacterial flagellar biogenesis protein FliP forms a type III secretion system (T3SS)-type pore required for flagellar assembly.), translating to MRSAARWGLAVLLAATAGAAWAQQGGAGTLPLVVGSGSGGTSYSVPIQTLLFFTALSFLPAVLLMMTGFTRIVIVLSLLRQAMGTQSAPPNQVVIGLSLFLTFFVMGPTFDRVYQEAYLPYSTNALGFEQAVDKAQAPMREFMLKQTRQSDFALFARLAKLEPGVTVERAPFRVIVPAFVISELKTAFQIGFMIFIPFLVIDMVVASILMSLGMMMLSPVLVALPFKLMLFVLADGWNLLIGSLAASFAT from the coding sequence ATGCGTAGCGCTGCGCGCTGGGGCCTGGCGGTGCTGCTGGCCGCCACGGCCGGTGCGGCCTGGGCGCAGCAGGGGGGGGCGGGGACGCTGCCGCTCGTGGTCGGCTCAGGCAGCGGCGGCACCAGCTACTCGGTGCCGATCCAGACCTTGCTGTTCTTCACGGCCTTGTCCTTCCTGCCGGCCGTGCTGCTCATGATGACGGGCTTCACGCGCATCGTGATCGTGCTCTCGCTGCTGCGCCAGGCCATGGGGACGCAGTCGGCGCCGCCGAACCAGGTGGTGATCGGGCTGTCCCTGTTCCTGACCTTCTTCGTCATGGGACCGACCTTCGACCGCGTGTACCAGGAGGCCTACCTGCCCTATTCCACCAACGCCCTGGGCTTTGAGCAGGCGGTGGACAAGGCGCAGGCGCCAATGCGCGAATTCATGCTGAAGCAGACCCGGCAGTCGGATTTCGCGCTGTTCGCGCGCCTGGCGAAGCTGGAGCCCGGCGTGACGGTGGAGCGGGCGCCGTTCCGCGTCATCGTGCCAGCCTTCGTCATCAGCGAGCTGAAGACGGCGTTCCAGATCGGCTTCATGATCTTCATCCCGTTCCTGGTCATCGACATGGTGGTCGCCAGCATCCTGATGTCGCTGGGCATGATGATGCTCTCGCCCGTGCTCGTGGCGCTGCCGTTCAAGCTGATGCTGTTCGTGCTGGCCGATGGCTGGAACCTGCTCATCGGTTCGCTGGCGGCGAGCTTCGCCACCTGA